Proteins encoded in a region of the Raphanus sativus cultivar WK10039 chromosome 8, ASM80110v3, whole genome shotgun sequence genome:
- the LOC108819435 gene encoding probable WRKY transcription factor 4 — protein MSEKEELPSTSKSAGALSRPTLSLPPRPFSEMFVYGGGVGFSPGPMTLVSNMFSDTDESSRSFSQLLAGVVMPSPAAGSEGNNNSNSSSSGVVDVVDPRFKQSRPAGLMVSQSPSMFTAPPGLSPAMRLDSPSFLGLFSPLQGSYGMTHQQALAQVTAQAVQANAINMQQPQTDENPPSSQALQSFSSDQAQNPTSDHITIIEQRLSQRPLNVDRPADDGYNWRKYGQKQVKGSEFPRSYYKCTNPGCPVKKKVERSLDGQVTEIIYKGQHNHEPPQNTKRGNNKDSTANLNGSSVNNKTTREQHEAASQATTEQMSEASDSEEVGNGESGVRDEPDAKRRSTDVRVLEQAAAVAASHRTVAEPRIIVQTTSEVDLLDDGYRWRKYGQKVVKGNPYPRSYYKCTTQGCGVRKHVERAATDPKAVVTTYEGKHNHDPPAAKSSSHAATAAAAQLRHGGLANLNQQHQQPVACLRLKEEQTI, from the exons ATGTCGGAGAAGGAAGAGCTTCCGTCGACATCCAAGTCCGCCGGAGCTCTGTCGCGACCCACTTTATCCCTTCCTCCACGGCCGTTTAGTGAGATGTTCGTCTACGGTGGCGGCGTTGGTTTCAGCCCCGGTCCGATGACTCTGGTCTCAAACATGTTCTCCGACACCGATGAGTCGAGTAGGTCTTTCTCTCAGCTCCTTGCCGGAGTCGTCATGCCTTCCCCTGCTGCTGGTAGCGAAGggaataataatagtaatagcTCTAGTAGTGGTGTTGTTGATGTTGTTGACCCGAGATTTAAGCAGAGCAGACCGGCCGGTTTGATGGTTTCTCAGTCACCGTCTATGTTCACTGCACCACCGGGCTTAAGTCCTGCGATGCGGCTGGATTCACCGAGCTTCTTGGGTCTTTTCTCTCCCCTTCag GGATCATATGGAATGACACATCAGCAAGCTCTAGCACAAGTCACAGCGCAAGCAGTTCAAGCCAATGCCATTAATATGCAACAACCTCAAACCGATGAGAACCCTCCTTCCTCTCAGGCCCTCCAATCATTTTCATCTGATCAGGCTCAGAACCCTACCTCGGATCATATAACCATCATCGAGCAAAGGTTGTCACAACGGCCTCTAAATGTCGACAGACCAGCGGATGATGGCTACAACTGGAGAAAGTATGGGCAAAAGCAAGTCAAAGGCAGCGAGTTTCCTCGAAGCTATTACAAGTGCACCAATCCGGGATGTCCTGTCAAGAAGAAGGTTGAGAGATCTCTCGATGGACAGGTAACTGAGATCATCTACAAAGGTCAGCACAATCACGAACCTCCTCAGAACACTAAGCGAGGCAACAACAAAGACAGCACAGCGAATCTAAATGGGAGCTCGGTTAATAACAAAACTACGAGGGAACAACATGAAGCAGCAAGTCAAGCTACAACGGAGCAAATGTCTGAGGCAAGTGACAGCGAAGAAGTTGGTAATGGAGAAAGTGGTGTGAGAGACGAGCCTGATGCCAAGAGAAG AAGTACAGATGTTCGAGTTCTGGAACAAGCTGCTGCTGTTGCTGCTTCACATAGAACCGTGGCAGAGCCTAGAATTATTGTTCAGACAACAAGTGAGGTTGATCTTTTAGATGATGGATATAGATGGCGGAAGTATGGACAAAAAGTTGTCAAAGGGAATCCTTATCCAAG GAGTTACTACAAGTGCACAACACAGGGATGTGGAGTGAGGAAACATGTGGAGAGAGCAGCAACAGATCCAAAAGCTGTAGTAACAACATACGAAGGAAAACATAACCATGACCCTCCAGCAGCTAAATCAAGCAGCCATGCCGCTACAGCAGCGGCGGCACAGTTAAGGCATGGCGGTTTGGCTAACTTAAATCAGCAGCATCAGCAGCCAGTTGCGTGCCTAAGGCTGAAAGAAGAGCAAACAATTTAA
- the LOC130498857 gene encoding transmembrane emp24 domain-containing protein p24delta7-like, with amino-acid sequence MDLHRSSTITLLILSILSPATLSMRYELHSGHTKCISEEIHVNAMSVGKYSIVNPHEDHPLPASHKITVKVTSPQGTVYHEADGVSTGHFSLTAVETGDYITCFSAVDHKPETVLTIDFDWRTGIHSKDWSNVAKLSQVENIESEVKKLLDTVTSIHDEMFYLRDREEEMHELNISTNSKMAWLSFMSLGVCLSVAGLQFWHLKTFFQKKKLI; translated from the exons ATGGATCTTCATCGGAGCTCGACGATCACACTCCTGATCCTCTCAATCTTATCCCCCGCGACGCTCTCAATGCGCTACGAGCTACACTCAGGCCACACGAAATGCATCTCCGAGGAGATTCACGTGAACGCAATGTCCGTCGGCAAATACAGCATCGTAAACCCTCACGAAGATCATCCTCTCCCTGCTTCCCACAAAATCACCGTCAAG GTGACGTCGCCGCAAGGAACGGTTTATCACGAGGCGGACGGAGTGAGCACGGGACATTTCTCGTTGACGGCTGTGGAAACAGGAGATTACATCACCTGCTTCTCGGCCGTTGATCACAAACCGGAGACGGTACTGACCATTGACTTTGATTGGAGGACGGGGATTCATAGCAAGGACTGGTCCAATGTGGCCAAGTTGAGCCAAGTCGAA AACATTGAGTCTGAGGTTAAGAAGTTATTGGATACTGTTACTTCCATCCATGACGAGATGTTTTACCTCCGTGACAG GGAAGAAGAAATGCACGAACTGAACATATCGACAAATTCGAAGATGGCATGGTTGAGTTTTATGTCTCTTGGGGTTTGTTTATCAGTCGCAGGTCTTCAGTTTTGGCACTTGAAGACTTTCttccagaagaagaagctcatcTAG